CAGACCACCTGCATGCGCTTTACGCCCAGTAATTCCGATTAACGCTCGCACCCTCCGTATTACCGCGGCTGCTGGCACGGAGTTAGCCGGTGCTTCTTCTGCAGCTAACGTCAAATGATGAGACTATTAATCTCACCACCTTCCTCACTGCTGAAAGTACTTTACAACCCGAAGGCCTTCTTCATACACGCGGCATGGCTGCATCAGGCTTGCGCCCATTGTGCAATATTCCCCACTGCTGCCTCCCGTAGGAGTCTGGACCGTGTCTCAGTTCCAGTGTGGCTGATCATCCTCTCAGACCAGCTAGAGATCGTCGCCTTGGTGAGCTCTTACCTCACCAACTAGCTAATCTCACCTGGGCATATCCTGACGCGAGAGGCCCGAAGGTCCCCCTCTTTGAGCCGAAGCTATTATGCGGTATTAGCCATCGTTTCCAATGGTTATCCCCCACATCAGGGCAATTTCCCAGGCATTACTCACCCGTCCGCCGCTCGCCGCCCATAAGCGCCCCCGAAGGTTTGTTTATGTCACTGCCGCTCGACTTGCATGTGTTAGGCCTGCCGCCAGCGTTCAATCTGAGCCATGATCAAACTCTTCAATTAAAGTTTTTTGTGGCTCAATGAATACTGAATACATTACTAAGTAATGTTGAATTGACTGTGCCAAGACCCCTAATGTTTCCAAAAGACATCTTGATTGGTCACTCAGTTCATTGAAACCAATTGGAAACCGAAGTTTCTCATTTGATTATCATCAACGAGTGCCCACACAGATTGATAGGTTTAAATTGTTAAAGAGCTTGCTTTTCAAGAACTTTTCTCTCAAAGCGGAGGTGCATTCTAGCGATTTCGTTGTCAGTGTCAAACACTTTTTTCAACTTTCTCATTCGAGCGTCTTATCCTCTTACTGAACCGCTGAAGCCTTGTGGCGTCTGCCGTGTCAGTGAGGGCGCATTATAGGGAGTTCTTTTAAGTTGGCAAGCGGAAAATCGCTTTTTTTATCGAAAAAAAAAGCGTTCGAACAAAGTTTCAACAGAACGGATTTTATACCCATTTACCCTCACAAAAGAAACAATTTACCCACAGATTGCTGTGGATAACTACTCATTTCCTTCGAAGAAATAGGACACCCTTGCCCGTGGGTTTAGGTATTCACGAATTTTATCGGGCAGTTTATTCGGGAGGATGGCATTCACTATCTTTATATCCTTATCAGCTAAGTCAATTATTGGCGCTTGGTTTCTTGGTACTGAGGGATCATAAATAAGTACATTGGGAAATAGCAGGTTATTGGCATTAACAGAAATGACTAACCCTACCATCTCATTAGAGAGCTGGACGACAGTGCCAGGAGGGAAAACCCCCATAAACTTCACTAAGATACTTAGGTTCTCTGGATCATAAAGATGCTTACAGTTCTTAAACATATAAGAAAGAGCAATATAGGGTATCTTTTGTTCACTCGGAATATTGGGATGACATAGATTGTCGAAAGCATTCGCTACCGCAACAATTTGTGCTAGTTCATCAATCTCTGCTCCTTTTAGACCGTTAGGGTAACCAGAACCATCATTGAGTTCATGGTGTTGCTCAATCACTCTTTTCGTTGTTTCCGGAAAACTATCTATATTCGCAGCAAGCTCAAGTCCATACTTAGTGTGTAACTTTAAGTAGTTCAATTCTGGAGCGGTCAATTGCGTCTGTTTTCTAACGATAGCAGCTGGGACTCGGACTTTTCCCATATCATGAAATAATGCGGCGAAAGCTAACTGCTTTATCTTTTCTGGTGGGTACTCTTTTACCTTACCAATCATCATAGAAATGACGGCAACGTTTAATGAATGAAAATAGATATCCTCGAATTCACTTTTGCCATTCATTAAATGTAAAGTCACATTGTCTTCACTCAATAAAGTATCAACAATATCTTCGACCAAAACGCTAGCTTCATTAACAGCGTCAACTGGGCGACTACGTATTTTGTTCATCACAGCTCGCATACGCGACAATGAACGTTCAAACTCTTTTTCTACCGCACTAACTTTACGTCGATAAGCACTCAGTCTTTCTATTCGTTTTTGCTTTTCTTGCCAAAGTTTATCTGCTTCTTCGGCTAATATAGCTTCCTGCTCTACATCTTTTTCTTCATTTTCATTTTCTTCAGCTTTAGGCGGTAGCGGTTCAACATCACTTTGGTTTGTATTCAAAAATACGTGCTGGATCCCCAAATGACGAATCATAGTGATCTGATCTTGTGACTTTATTTTAAAGCTATTAAATAAAAAGGGATGATCATTCCACTTAACAGGTAGTCGAATATGTAAACCCGGTTGTAGTCGATCTACTGTTATTTTGATACTCGCCACATTTACTTTCCCAACTCAAACAACACTGCTGTAAGTCTAGGATAAGAAATGAAATATGGAGTAATGGGTTACGATAATTTATCTCTATAGATCACTTTATAAATTATTCAGAGTGAGAAGGAATACAAGCTCAAAGCGACATACTAGATGAGTAACGTTTTATTCTCTATGGAGTTAGCAGTAAAAAAGCCGCTATAAATAGCAGCTTCTTTTATAATTTGGTACCACTGGGAGGACTGATTGGACAGGCATTCCTGCCGCCACACCGAAGGCAACGTTCTATTCGCTCCAGATTTTAGGCGTAAAAAAAGCCGCTATAAATAGCAGCTTCTTTTATAATTTGGTACCACTGGGCGGACTGATTGGACAGGCATTCCTGCCGCCACACCGAAGGCAACGCTCTATTCGATACAGATTTTAGGCGTAAAAAAAGCCGCTATAAATAGCAGCTTCTTCTAATTTGGTACCACTGGGCGGACTGATTGGACAGGCACTCCTGCCGCCACACCGAAGGCAACGTTCTATTCGCTCCAGATTTTGGGCGTAAAAAGCCGCTATAAATAGCAGCTTCTTCTAATTTGGTACCACTGGGCGAACTGATTGGACAGGCACTCCTGCCGCCACACCGAAGGCAACGTTCTATTCGCTCCAGATTTTGGGCGTAAAAAGCCGCTATAAATAGCAGCTTCTTCTAATTTGATACCACTAGGCGGACTGATTGGACAGGCATTCCTGCCGCCACACCGAAGGCAACGCTCTATTCGATACAGATTTTAGGCGTAAAAAAAGCCGCTATAAATAGCAGCTTCTTCTAATTTGGTACCACTGGGCGGACTTGAACCGCCACGCCCGAAGGCAACGGATTTTGAATCCGTCATGTCTACCAATTCCATCACAGTGGCATCAGTGAAAAGGATAACTCCCTTTCGAATGGTTGGCATTATAACTAAGAAACTGACGGGTGCAATAGTAATTTTCTGATTTACTTACCGTTTGACGATATTTTCACCAAAGCGATTCTTTTTCTTACTTTTTGGCGATCTATCCCCCATTTATTTAAGCGCTCCCATTCAACATTTTCCATAATCGCCTTACTATAGATGAACAAAACTATAAACAATACCTCCCCATTCATGAGTCAGGTTGTATGACTTTCACATTAACTTCATCAGTACGTCATACACTACACTTTAAATATCAATCGGATATCGGCTTTTATATATGCTTAAACTTTCTGTTGTATTACCTGCCAAAAATGAACAAGGCAATATAGGACGCTTAATCGAAGAAATTCATACCGCACTCGTCAATCATCACTCTTTTGAAGTTGTGCTTACCGATGACGGGAGCACCGACAATACAGCTCAAGAAGCGATCGAAACAGCTGCACGCCTCAATTGCGCATTAACTCTTTTACATCACCCCAAAAGTTGTGGGCAGAGTACTGCCGTCCATTCAGCTGTAAGACATGCTAAAGGCGAATGGATTGCAACGCTTGACGCTGACGGTCAAAACGACCCAGCTGATCTATTAGCAATGCTAGATAAAGCCTCATCTCTTCATAGTGAACATTTTTGTATCGCTGGGTATCGCAATAAGCGTAAAGATACTGCTTGGGTGCACTTTCAATCACGTGTGGCGAATGCTGTACGCCAATTTTTTTTAAGAGACGGTGTTCCTGATTCAGGATGTGGTCTTAAAGTATTTCCTCGTAACACCTTCTTGCTACTTCCTTATTTTGACCATATGCACCGTTTTTTGCCTGCGTTGATAAGAAGAATGAATGGAGAAATTATCGTTCACCCAGTCAACCACAGAGAAAGAACCGTAGGTGAATCCAAATATAATGTTTGGAACCGACTATGGGTCGGCATTGCCGATATGATTGGCGTAATGTGGCTGCGTAAACGAACAAAGTGGCCAACCATTGAAGTAAAGCACAGTAGTCACAGCGAACAACAGAATGAAGATATTTAAAATTCTCTTTTTATTGCTTTTATGTATCGCTGTTTACGCAGCTTCAGATAGTGATATCTGGCAACATATAGCGGATAAAAACTGGATTGCCAATTATGTTCATCAAACTGGTTTTTCTGGATTAATACTTCTCTTGTCTTTCGGGGCAGTATTTACTGCTTGTGGCGGTCCAAGGCAGCTCATTGCGTTTACGTTTGGTTTCGCATTCGGCAGTGTATCAGGCACCTTACTTTGCCTATTGAGCACTCTTGCTGGAGCTGTATGCACCTATACTTTGGCCTCTTGGGTGTTTAGACAAGTATTGATCAAGAAAATGGGAAGGCGTTATGAAAAGTTCAAACGCTTTATAGAAGTTCAACCATTCACAAAAGTGTTACTCCTTAGAACCTTCCCTATTGGGAGTAATTTGTTTACCAATTTACTTTCAGGGGTAACGGGTATTCGACTTTTATCATTTATGCTTGCTTCATTACTTGGATATTTTCCGCAAACTTTTATCTTTGCTCTCGCTGGTTCTGGGGTCGGTTCCGCCTCTGAATGGCAATTAATTGTGAGTATTTTATTAGGTATTGTCAGTATGTTATTAACACACCGTCTATATCGAAATTATAAACAATCGACAAAATCTTCCGATCGTTTAGGAGACCACTCCAATGTTTAAATCCTTATCGGACCGTTTCTATAGCGACGACTATCATAAAGTCCTTTCTCTGCTACTCATTTTGGCCTTTATTATTATTGCAATGGGGATCGGGCTCAGAGGACCTTGGCCTGCAGATGAACCTCGTTTTGCTGAAGCGGCCAAAGAAATGGTTGTGTCGGGCAATTGGTTTTTTCCGCTTCGAGGGGGGGAACTCTACCCCGATAAACCGCCTATTTTTATGTGGGCGATTGCTTTTTTTTACTGGCTAACCAAAAGTATTTATTGGTCGTTCCTTATTCCCAATGCTTTAGCTGGATTACTCACCCTAGTATGTGTTTACGACATTGCAGCAAAACTATGGAATGTTCGAGTTGCCCGTAATGCGTTTTTATTACTACTGACGATCCCACAATTTGTCTTGCAAGCGAAAAGTGCTCAAATCGATGCCATGGTTACTTGCTGGATCACAGTGGCCATGTATGGTTTTATCCGCCACTACTTTATCAAACAAAGTTGGTTTTGGTACGGCATTAGTTGGGCATTCATGGGGCTGGGTATCATCACGAAAGGAGTCGGTTTCTTACCTATCTTCTTTTTAATCCCTGCACTCACTTACAGTATTCGCGGTGGTCAAACTTCGGCAAAACGAGCTGTTGGAGAAATTCTATTCGGCATCATCTGTATGCTATTAGTGCTATCTGCTTGGTTTTTTCCCATGCTTCATTGGGTTGAAGTCAGCCATAACCCTGATTACATAGCTTACCGCGACAATATTTTGTTTAAACAAACGGCAGAGCGTTATGCAGATTCATGGACACATCTAAAACCTTGGTATCACTTCATTCTTGAAGTCATTCCGGGCTTTTGGTTTCCTATGTCCCTTTTCCTATTTAGTAAAAGTTTCTGGAAGAAATACCATGATGATAAGGTCGTTCGCTCACTGCTCATTTGGGTAGTACTGGTCGTCTTTTTCTTTAGTATGAGTCCAGGTAAGCGTGGAGTTTATATTTTACCAGCCGTGCCAATGCTCGCCCTTTGTTTCTCACAATGGATTAGCGAACAATCTGTTGAACGTTGGATACAACGATTGATCAAAGGCGTGTGTTGGATTTTTAATCTGGCTTTCTTTGTTATTGCCATTTTGCTTCTTAACCACAACAAAGGGCTGATAAAAAATCTTGGTGACAACCCTAACATTACTGGATTCG
This genomic stretch from Vibrio nitrifigilis harbors:
- a CDS encoding HD-GYP domain-containing protein; the encoded protein is MASIKITVDRLQPGLHIRLPVKWNDHPFLFNSFKIKSQDQITMIRHLGIQHVFLNTNQSDVEPLPPKAEENENEEKDVEQEAILAEEADKLWQEKQKRIERLSAYRRKVSAVEKEFERSLSRMRAVMNKIRSRPVDAVNEASVLVEDIVDTLLSEDNVTLHLMNGKSEFEDIYFHSLNVAVISMMIGKVKEYPPEKIKQLAFAALFHDMGKVRVPAAIVRKQTQLTAPELNYLKLHTKYGLELAANIDSFPETTKRVIEQHHELNDGSGYPNGLKGAEIDELAQIVAVANAFDNLCHPNIPSEQKIPYIALSYMFKNCKHLYDPENLSILVKFMGVFPPGTVVQLSNEMVGLVISVNANNLLFPNVLIYDPSVPRNQAPIIDLADKDIKIVNAILPNKLPDKIREYLNPRARVSYFFEGNE
- a CDS encoding glycosyltransferase family 2 protein, yielding MLKLSVVLPAKNEQGNIGRLIEEIHTALVNHHSFEVVLTDDGSTDNTAQEAIETAARLNCALTLLHHPKSCGQSTAVHSAVRHAKGEWIATLDADGQNDPADLLAMLDKASSLHSEHFCIAGYRNKRKDTAWVHFQSRVANAVRQFFLRDGVPDSGCGLKVFPRNTFLLLPYFDHMHRFLPALIRRMNGEIIVHPVNHRERTVGESKYNVWNRLWVGIADMIGVMWLRKRTKWPTIEVKHSSHSEQQNEDI
- a CDS encoding TVP38/TMEM64 family protein codes for the protein MKIFKILFLLLLCIAVYAASDSDIWQHIADKNWIANYVHQTGFSGLILLLSFGAVFTACGGPRQLIAFTFGFAFGSVSGTLLCLLSTLAGAVCTYTLASWVFRQVLIKKMGRRYEKFKRFIEVQPFTKVLLLRTFPIGSNLFTNLLSGVTGIRLLSFMLASLLGYFPQTFIFALAGSGVGSASEWQLIVSILLGIVSMLLTHRLYRNYKQSTKSSDRLGDHSNV
- a CDS encoding ArnT family glycosyltransferase — its product is MFKSLSDRFYSDDYHKVLSLLLILAFIIIAMGIGLRGPWPADEPRFAEAAKEMVVSGNWFFPLRGGELYPDKPPIFMWAIAFFYWLTKSIYWSFLIPNALAGLLTLVCVYDIAAKLWNVRVARNAFLLLLTIPQFVLQAKSAQIDAMVTCWITVAMYGFIRHYFIKQSWFWYGISWAFMGLGIITKGVGFLPIFFLIPALTYSIRGGQTSAKRAVGEILFGIICMLLVLSAWFFPMLHWVEVSHNPDYIAYRDNILFKQTAERYADSWTHLKPWYHFILEVIPGFWFPMSLFLFSKSFWKKYHDDKVVRSLLIWVVLVVFFFSMSPGKRGVYILPAVPMLALCFSQWISEQSVERWIQRLIKGVCWIFNLAFFVIAILLLNHNKGLIKNLGDNPNITGFAIFFIAAGVIWFAINWFMHHKQAICQFGALMAATWILYSSWGYVLLDPIRTPAKDVMENAAKAIGPNGQLAIVNYREQFLLYSPVELTQFSYLASVEDQYRNAWRWIQEHPNRYVIGRDNEGLVCFDADKAKYIGEAHRRDWYLFDRDSILPNCDEPTKVKRYVMPFAKHAVTD